One Amorphoplanes digitatis genomic window carries:
- a CDS encoding thymidylate synthase encodes MVDTQYEDLLRRVLETGTPKADRTGTGTVSLFGERLRYDLSQGFPLITTKRVHFKSVAVELLWFLRGDSNTLWLRERGVTIWDEWADENGDLGPVYGRQWRSWPTPDGGHVDQIADLLATLRADPDSRRMIVSAWNVSQLPEMALAPCHAMFQFYVADGRLSCQLYQRSADMFLGVPFNVASYALLTQMIAAQVGLVPGDFIWVGGDCHIYSNHVEQVREQLSRPAYPFPTLETAPAESLFDYTYEHFSLAGYQHHPALRAPVAV; translated from the coding sequence ATGGTCGACACCCAGTACGAAGATCTGCTGCGCCGGGTTCTCGAGACCGGCACCCCGAAGGCGGACCGCACCGGCACCGGCACGGTCAGCCTCTTCGGCGAGCGCCTGCGCTACGACCTGTCGCAGGGCTTCCCGCTGATCACCACCAAGCGGGTGCACTTCAAGTCCGTCGCGGTCGAGCTGCTCTGGTTCCTGCGCGGTGACAGCAACACGCTCTGGCTGCGCGAGCGCGGTGTGACCATCTGGGACGAGTGGGCCGACGAGAACGGCGACCTCGGCCCGGTGTACGGCCGGCAGTGGCGCTCCTGGCCGACGCCCGACGGCGGCCACGTCGACCAGATCGCCGACCTGCTCGCCACGCTGCGCGCCGACCCGGACTCGCGCCGCATGATCGTCTCCGCCTGGAACGTGTCCCAGCTGCCGGAGATGGCGCTCGCGCCGTGCCACGCGATGTTTCAGTTCTACGTCGCCGACGGCCGGCTCTCCTGCCAGCTCTACCAGCGCAGCGCGGACATGTTCCTCGGCGTCCCGTTCAACGTCGCCAGCTACGCGCTGCTGACCCAGATGATCGCGGCCCAGGTCGGCCTGGTGCCCGGCGACTTCATCTGGGTCGGCGGCGACTGCCACATCTACTCCAACCACGTCGAGCAGGTGCGCGAGCAGCTCAGCCGGCCGGCATACCCGTTCCCGACGCTGGAGACGGCGCCGGCGGAGTCGCTGTTCGACTACACCTACGAGCACTTCTCGCTGGCCGGCTACCAGCATCACCCGGCGCTGCGCGCCCCGGTGGCGGTGTGA
- a CDS encoding dihydrofolate reductase: MTVHLIWAEARGGVIGANGGIPWHLPGEQKIFKERTMGSTVVMGRATWDSLPERFRPLPGRRNVVLTRQPGWRAEGAEVFGSVDDLLKVHDDFWVMGGGAIYAAFLPMAGHIVRTRIDLDVEGDTFAPRLGPEWRVTAGAGAEAPGTGVRYTVEDLTRVPTSGPA; encoded by the coding sequence GTGACCGTGCACCTGATCTGGGCCGAGGCCCGGGGCGGGGTGATCGGGGCGAACGGCGGCATACCCTGGCACCTGCCCGGCGAGCAGAAGATCTTCAAGGAACGCACGATGGGCTCGACCGTGGTGATGGGGCGTGCCACGTGGGACTCGCTGCCGGAGCGGTTCCGGCCGCTGCCCGGCCGCCGCAACGTGGTGCTGACCCGGCAGCCGGGCTGGCGCGCGGAGGGCGCGGAGGTCTTCGGCTCGGTCGACGACCTGCTGAAGGTCCACGACGACTTCTGGGTGATGGGCGGGGGCGCGATCTACGCCGCGTTCCTGCCGATGGCCGGCCACATCGTGCGTACCCGCATCGACCTCGACGTCGAGGGCGACACGTTCGCGCCGCGGCTGGGCCCGGAGTGGCGGGTCACCGCCGGCGCCGGCGCCGAGGCGCCGGGCACCGGCGTGCGTTACACGGTGGAGGACCTCACCCGGGTGCCTACTTCGGGTCCAGCCTGA
- the msrB gene encoding peptide-methionine (R)-S-oxide reductase MsrB, giving the protein MATDKTSLPATEDEWRVRLSPDEFRVLREGATEPAWRGEYVDTKTEGMYACRACGAELYPSDTKFDSHCGWPSFDDAVPGAIKEIEDRSLGMVRTEIRCARCDSHLGHVFKGEMMTAKNTRHCVNSLSIRLDPK; this is encoded by the coding sequence ATGGCAACCGACAAGACCTCCCTGCCCGCCACCGAGGATGAATGGCGGGTCCGACTGAGCCCCGACGAGTTCCGGGTGCTGCGCGAGGGCGCCACCGAGCCCGCCTGGCGCGGCGAGTACGTCGACACCAAGACCGAGGGCATGTACGCGTGCCGCGCCTGCGGCGCCGAGCTCTACCCGAGCGACACCAAGTTCGACTCGCACTGCGGCTGGCCGTCGTTCGACGACGCCGTGCCCGGCGCGATCAAGGAGATCGAGGACCGCAGCCTCGGCATGGTCCGCACGGAGATCCGCTGCGCCCGGTGCGACAGCCACCTGGGCCACGTCTTCAAGGGCGAGATGATGACTGCGAAGAACACCCGGCACTGCGTGAACAGCCTGTCGATCAGGCTGGACCCGAAGTAG
- a CDS encoding LPXTG cell wall anchor domain-containing protein, with product MSLTRRLAAGLPAVGVTVIAALALTGSPAAATGDESAVAKQPAVMASPCPDGQQCEDASAAPVAPEAPGDAAPAAVAPDRGNAGYGTTPPATVYTVPPGGELPATSPAATPSVPGGVSPAGTLPLTGAPMALTMGIGALMVAAGAAAVYYTRRRRSA from the coding sequence ATGAGTTTGACGCGCCGGTTGGCCGCTGGACTTCCCGCGGTCGGCGTCACCGTCATCGCCGCTCTGGCCCTTACCGGGTCCCCTGCCGCCGCGACGGGCGACGAGTCCGCCGTCGCCAAGCAGCCCGCCGTGATGGCCAGCCCGTGTCCGGACGGACAGCAGTGCGAGGACGCCAGCGCGGCCCCGGTCGCGCCGGAAGCGCCCGGCGACGCCGCACCCGCCGCGGTCGCGCCGGACCGCGGCAACGCCGGCTACGGCACGACGCCGCCGGCCACCGTCTACACCGTGCCGCCGGGCGGCGAGCTCCCGGCGACCTCCCCCGCGGCCACGCCCAGCGTGCCGGGCGGGGTCAGCCCGGCCGGCACGCTCCCGCTCACCGGAGCGCCGATGGCCCTCACCATGGGTATCGGTGCGCTGATGGTCGCCGCCGGCGCGGCCGCCGTCTACTACACCCGGCGCCGCCGCAGCGCCTGA
- the ligD gene encoding non-homologous end-joining DNA ligase, producing MAPSAKSPAVEVEVAGHPVRLSSPDKIVFPGPGYTKRDVFEYYLAVGDGIMRALDRRPTTLQRFPDGIEGEAFFQKRIPTRGVPPWIETATIAFPSGRKADELCPADLAHVAWAAQMGTIVFHPWPVRGDAVDHPDELRIDLDPQPGTGFGDVVATAGVVREVLADLGWTGYPKTSGGRGVHVYVRIAPGHPFVDVRRAAIALAREVERRSPDRITTAWWKEERGERVFIDYNQMARDRTIACAYSLRANARATVSTPVTWDELTEVEPDDFDLRTVPARFAAVGDPHATIDDVAHDLAPLLEWSDRDAAAGLGDLPYPPDHPKMPGEPPRVQPSKMNRANWENTE from the coding sequence ATGGCCCCATCTGCCAAGTCACCCGCCGTCGAGGTCGAGGTCGCCGGTCATCCGGTACGGCTGAGCAGCCCCGACAAGATCGTCTTCCCCGGCCCGGGCTACACCAAGCGGGACGTGTTCGAGTACTACCTCGCGGTCGGCGACGGCATCATGCGCGCCCTGGACCGCCGCCCGACGACCCTGCAACGCTTCCCCGACGGCATCGAGGGCGAGGCGTTCTTCCAGAAGCGGATACCCACCCGCGGGGTGCCGCCCTGGATCGAGACCGCGACGATCGCGTTCCCGAGCGGCCGCAAGGCCGACGAGCTGTGCCCGGCGGACCTCGCGCACGTGGCCTGGGCGGCGCAGATGGGCACGATCGTCTTCCACCCCTGGCCGGTACGCGGCGACGCGGTCGACCACCCGGACGAGCTGCGCATCGACCTGGACCCGCAGCCCGGCACCGGCTTCGGCGACGTGGTGGCCACGGCCGGGGTGGTCCGCGAGGTCCTCGCCGACCTCGGCTGGACCGGTTACCCCAAGACCTCCGGCGGCCGCGGGGTGCACGTCTACGTGCGCATCGCGCCCGGCCACCCATTCGTCGACGTGCGGCGGGCCGCCATCGCGCTGGCCCGCGAGGTCGAGCGCCGCAGCCCCGACCGGATCACCACCGCCTGGTGGAAGGAGGAGCGCGGCGAGCGGGTCTTCATCGACTACAACCAGATGGCGCGGGACCGCACGATCGCCTGCGCGTACTCGCTGCGGGCCAACGCCCGGGCGACGGTCTCCACGCCGGTCACCTGGGACGAGCTGACCGAGGTCGAGCCGGACGACTTCGACCTGCGCACGGTGCCGGCGCGGTTCGCCGCCGTCGGCGACCCGCACGCGACCATCGACGACGTCGCCCACGACCTCGCGCCGCTGCTCGAGTGGTCCGACCGCGACGCGGCGGCCGGGCTCGGTGACCTGCCCTACCCGCCCGACCACCCGAAGATGCCGGGCGAGCCGCCCCGCGTCCAGCCCAGCAAGATGAACCGCGCCAACTGGGAGAACACCGAGTAG
- a CDS encoding GNAT family N-acetyltransferase produces MAQTIFRTATRADVPAILDLLTNDDIARARDAAAHGGPAVPEEVDAACWAAFEAIDADPRNELIVADEAGAVVGTCQLTFIPSLSRRGAERMTIEAVRVRADLRGRGVGRAMMRWSLDRARERGCGLAQLTTDKRRTDAHRFYADLGFEASHEGFKLTL; encoded by the coding sequence GTGGCCCAGACGATCTTTCGAACCGCGACCCGGGCGGACGTCCCGGCGATCCTCGATCTCCTGACGAACGACGACATCGCCCGCGCCCGCGACGCCGCGGCGCACGGCGGTCCGGCGGTCCCCGAGGAGGTCGACGCGGCCTGCTGGGCGGCGTTCGAGGCGATCGACGCCGACCCCCGCAACGAACTGATCGTGGCCGACGAGGCCGGCGCGGTGGTCGGCACCTGCCAGCTGACCTTCATCCCGTCGCTGAGCCGGCGCGGCGCCGAACGCATGACCATCGAGGCGGTCCGGGTCCGCGCCGACCTGCGCGGCCGCGGCGTCGGCCGGGCCATGATGCGGTGGTCCCTGGACCGCGCCCGCGAACGCGGCTGCGGCCTGGCCCAGCTCACCACGGACAAGCGCCGCACCGACGCGCACCGCTTCTACGCGGACCTCGGCTTCGAGGCGTCACACGAGGGCTTCAAGCTGACCCTCTAG
- a CDS encoding potassium channel family protein yields the protein MRVLLTPFRAIYRGLVRLANSPRNLILSYLLLIVVCSVLYRFFERESLGDSLWWAVVTASTVGYGDISPGTWQGRVMAAVLISVMVLIVVPLITAHFASKLIVDHDAFRHEEQEELKNNLRHVRRLLEELAARQGVTAEDSADPPPAPSDR from the coding sequence ATGCGAGTGCTGCTGACACCCTTTCGGGCGATCTACCGCGGGCTGGTGCGGCTCGCGAACTCCCCGCGGAACCTGATCCTGTCCTACCTGCTGCTCATCGTGGTGTGCAGCGTGCTCTACCGCTTCTTCGAGAGGGAGTCCCTCGGCGACTCGCTGTGGTGGGCCGTGGTGACCGCGTCGACGGTCGGCTACGGGGACATCTCACCGGGGACGTGGCAGGGCCGGGTCATGGCCGCGGTGCTCATCTCGGTCATGGTGCTGATCGTCGTGCCGCTGATCACGGCGCACTTCGCCAGCAAGCTGATCGTCGATCACGACGCCTTCCGGCACGAGGAGCAGGAGGAGCTGAAGAACAACCTGCGGCACGTGCGCCGGCTCCTCGAGGAGCTCGCCGCCCGCCAGGGCGTCACTGCGGAGGACAGCGCAGACCCTCCGCCGGCACCTTCAGATCGATGA
- a CDS encoding alpha/beta hydrolase: protein MPRNPRLVLAALLAAVVATAGCTLPVFAPDSDGDVPGTAAGKAPPAVPGTQAQWTPCPEVPRQLVGRGASGMTYECASVAVPRDWAAPRSGQTYEVAMIRIRSRTQRDRIGSLLINPGGPGSSGIDMSVYLSFGQALGGLPTEITDRFDLVGFDPRGVHRSAPVKCISAADQDATFAAVPDPETDAEFQEIVALNKRVAVGCGDKYGAQLPFFSTEQAAHDMDAIRAAVGDAKTTYLGYSYGTLLGATYAQLYPGKVRALVLDGAVNPKQGFEAGSEAQAKGFERAFTNFTAWCKANAGKCPIAPDARGAVTDAMAKADASPVEGEDGRAATSGWIFYAVIASLYTEPGWQQLAKAVADLQGGDPSGIFDLADQYADRKPDGTYSNLFDANLAVNCADTDKAPTAERVRQLQSDWRKKYPLFGAPLAIGMLSCTFWPGAKDPYPAGPATGAPPIVVVGTTGDPATPYENTAELASMLGTGRVLTWEGEGHTAYPSTKCIVAAVDAYLIDLKVPAEGLRCPPQ from the coding sequence GTGCCGCGTAACCCCCGCCTGGTCCTGGCCGCCCTGCTCGCCGCGGTCGTCGCGACCGCCGGTTGCACGCTGCCGGTGTTCGCGCCCGATTCCGACGGCGACGTGCCGGGCACCGCCGCCGGCAAGGCGCCGCCCGCCGTGCCCGGCACGCAGGCGCAGTGGACGCCCTGCCCCGAGGTACCGCGGCAGCTGGTCGGGCGCGGCGCCTCCGGCATGACCTACGAGTGCGCGTCCGTCGCGGTGCCCCGCGACTGGGCGGCGCCCCGGAGCGGCCAGACCTACGAAGTCGCCATGATCCGGATCCGTTCGCGCACGCAGCGGGACCGGATCGGCTCGCTGCTCATCAACCCCGGCGGTCCCGGCAGCTCCGGCATCGACATGTCCGTCTATCTCTCCTTCGGCCAGGCTCTCGGCGGCCTGCCCACCGAGATCACCGACCGGTTCGACCTCGTCGGCTTCGATCCGCGCGGCGTGCACCGGTCCGCCCCGGTCAAGTGCATTAGCGCCGCCGACCAGGACGCGACGTTCGCGGCCGTGCCGGACCCGGAGACCGACGCCGAGTTCCAGGAGATCGTCGCGCTCAACAAGCGCGTCGCCGTCGGCTGCGGCGACAAGTACGGCGCGCAGCTACCGTTCTTCTCCACCGAGCAGGCCGCGCACGACATGGACGCGATCCGCGCGGCCGTCGGCGACGCGAAGACGACCTACCTCGGCTACTCGTACGGCACCCTGCTCGGCGCGACCTACGCACAGCTCTACCCGGGCAAGGTCCGCGCCCTGGTGCTGGACGGCGCGGTCAACCCGAAGCAGGGCTTCGAGGCCGGCTCCGAGGCGCAGGCCAAGGGCTTCGAGCGCGCGTTCACCAACTTCACCGCCTGGTGCAAGGCGAACGCCGGCAAGTGCCCGATCGCGCCGGACGCCCGCGGCGCCGTCACCGACGCCATGGCCAAGGCGGACGCCTCCCCGGTCGAGGGCGAGGACGGCCGCGCCGCCACCTCCGGCTGGATCTTCTACGCGGTGATCGCCTCGCTGTACACCGAGCCGGGCTGGCAGCAGCTCGCCAAGGCGGTCGCCGACCTGCAGGGCGGCGACCCGTCGGGCATCTTCGACCTGGCCGACCAGTACGCCGACCGCAAGCCCGACGGCACCTACTCCAACCTGTTCGACGCGAACCTCGCGGTGAACTGCGCGGACACCGACAAGGCGCCGACGGCCGAACGGGTACGGCAGCTACAGAGCGACTGGCGCAAGAAGTACCCGCTGTTCGGCGCGCCGCTGGCGATCGGCATGCTGTCGTGCACGTTCTGGCCGGGCGCCAAGGACCCGTACCCGGCCGGCCCGGCGACCGGCGCACCGCCGATCGTGGTGGTCGGCACGACGGGCGACCCCGCCACCCCGTACGAGAACACGGCCGAGCTGGCGTCCATGCTGGGCACCGGCCGCGTGCTCACCTGGGAGGGCGAGGGCCACACCGCGTACCCGAGCACGAAGTGCATCGTGGCGGCGGTGGACGCCTACCTCATCGATCTGAAGGTGCCGGCGGAGGGTCTGCGCTGTCCTCCGCAGTGA
- a CDS encoding ATP-dependent DNA ligase, which produces MDLPINPPVKPMLAKPVAAIPPGQLYEPKWDGFRSIIFRDGDEVEIGSRNEKPMTRYFPEVVEAVLANFPPRSVIDGEIIVADTARNTLDFEALQQRIHPAASRVKLLSEQTPAGFVAFDLLALGDEDLTTLPFAERRARLEQCLATAKPPVYVTPATDDLDTAQRWFAEFEGAGLDGLIAKGKDLGYEPDKRVMSKIKHKRTADCVVAGYRVHKSGDNRIGSLLLGLHDERGVLVSVGVIGSFSMAVREELFAELQHLVTTFEGHPWNWAAHEQGERTPRRNEVSRWNNGKDLSFVPLRPERVVEVRYDYMEGLRFRHTAQFERWRPDREPGSCTYEQLERPVRFNLADVLTSR; this is translated from the coding sequence ATGGACCTGCCGATCAACCCGCCCGTCAAGCCGATGCTGGCCAAGCCCGTCGCCGCCATCCCGCCCGGGCAGCTCTACGAGCCGAAGTGGGACGGCTTCCGGTCGATCATCTTCCGCGACGGCGACGAGGTGGAGATCGGCAGCCGCAACGAGAAGCCGATGACCCGCTACTTCCCCGAGGTCGTCGAGGCGGTGCTTGCCAACTTCCCGCCGCGGTCGGTGATCGACGGCGAGATCATCGTCGCCGACACCGCCCGCAACACCCTCGACTTCGAGGCGCTGCAACAGCGCATCCACCCGGCGGCGAGCCGGGTCAAGCTGCTCTCCGAGCAGACCCCGGCCGGCTTCGTCGCCTTCGACCTGCTGGCGCTCGGCGACGAGGACCTGACCACGCTCCCGTTCGCCGAGCGCCGGGCGCGGCTGGAGCAGTGCCTCGCCACCGCGAAGCCGCCCGTCTACGTCACCCCGGCGACCGACGACCTGGACACGGCGCAGCGGTGGTTCGCCGAGTTCGAGGGCGCGGGCCTGGACGGGCTCATCGCCAAGGGCAAGGACCTCGGGTACGAGCCGGACAAGCGGGTGATGTCCAAGATCAAGCACAAGCGCACGGCCGACTGCGTGGTCGCGGGCTACCGGGTGCACAAGTCCGGCGACAACCGGATCGGCTCGCTGCTGCTCGGCCTGCACGACGAGCGCGGCGTGCTGGTCTCGGTCGGCGTGATCGGCTCGTTCTCGATGGCGGTACGCGAGGAGCTCTTCGCCGAGCTGCAACACCTGGTCACCACGTTCGAGGGGCACCCGTGGAACTGGGCGGCGCACGAGCAGGGCGAGCGCACCCCGCGCCGCAACGAGGTGAGCCGCTGGAACAACGGCAAGGACCTGTCCTTCGTGCCGCTGCGCCCGGAGCGGGTGGTCGAGGTGCGCTACGACTACATGGAGGGCCTGCGCTTCCGGCACACCGCACAGTTCGAACGCTGGCGGCCGGACCGGGAGCCGGGTTCCTGCACCTACGAGCAGCTCGAACGGCCCGTGCGCTTCAACCTGGCGGACGTGCTCACGAGCCGCTGA
- a CDS encoding ABC transporter ATP-binding protein, translating to MTADDWLAALSAELRRRRIDPAGPVGEAAAHLRDSGQHPLEVFGPPAAYALAVVAGLRGATPEPRRPSGEPRLRATGITKRYGRRTVLNNVDLSVHAGEVVAMIGANGCGKSTMLRICAGLLSPDSGHVRLGGTVGYCPQDGGTSDFLTPDEHFVLVGAGRGVGRTEARARGRSMAAALDWAGAPQARQSRHLSGGTRQKLNLILGRLGDPDVLLLDEPYQGFDNGTYLDFWQQVWQWRDAGKAIVVVTHLLNELDRVDTVLDLTPGGVR from the coding sequence GTGACCGCCGATGACTGGCTCGCCGCGCTGTCGGCCGAGCTACGCCGCCGCCGGATCGACCCGGCCGGGCCGGTCGGCGAGGCCGCCGCACACCTGCGCGACAGCGGCCAGCACCCGCTGGAGGTCTTCGGGCCGCCGGCCGCATACGCCCTGGCCGTCGTCGCCGGCCTGCGCGGCGCGACCCCGGAGCCCCGCAGGCCGTCCGGCGAGCCGCGCCTGCGGGCCACCGGCATCACCAAGCGGTACGGCCGCAGAACCGTCCTGAACAACGTCGACCTGAGCGTGCACGCCGGCGAGGTGGTGGCGATGATCGGCGCAAACGGCTGCGGCAAGAGCACCATGCTGCGGATCTGTGCCGGGCTGCTCTCGCCCGACTCCGGTCACGTCCGGCTCGGCGGCACCGTCGGCTACTGCCCGCAGGACGGCGGCACCTCCGACTTCCTCACCCCCGACGAGCACTTCGTGCTGGTCGGCGCCGGTCGGGGCGTCGGGCGTACGGAGGCCAGGGCGCGCGGCCGCTCGATGGCCGCGGCCCTCGACTGGGCCGGCGCACCGCAGGCCCGGCAGAGCCGGCACCTGTCCGGCGGCACCCGGCAGAAGCTGAACCTGATCCTCGGCCGGCTCGGCGACCCGGACGTGCTGCTGCTCGACGAGCCCTACCAGGGCTTCGACAACGGCACCTACCTGGACTTCTGGCAGCAGGTCTGGCAATGGCGCGACGCCGGCAAGGCGATCGTCGTGGTCACCCACCTGCTCAACGAGCTGGACCGGGTGGACACCGTGCTGGACCTGACGCCCGGAGGGGTGCGATGA
- a CDS encoding PadR family transcriptional regulator has protein sequence MDRRTQWLRGVLDLCVLGALARGESYGYEIAQRLEAGGLGVIAGGTLYPALLRLERLGLVVADWRTGASGPARKYYRLSDDGAATLRSAGADWAVFVGNVNAIMEVP, from the coding sequence GTGGATCGACGGACCCAGTGGCTGCGCGGGGTGCTCGACCTCTGCGTGCTCGGCGCGCTCGCCCGCGGCGAGTCCTACGGCTACGAGATCGCACAGCGGCTCGAGGCCGGCGGCCTCGGCGTCATCGCGGGCGGCACGCTCTACCCCGCCCTGCTCCGGCTGGAACGCCTCGGCCTGGTCGTCGCCGACTGGCGGACCGGGGCGAGCGGGCCGGCCCGCAAGTACTACCGGCTCAGCGACGACGGAGCCGCGACCCTGCGGAGCGCCGGCGCCGACTGGGCCGTCTTCGTGGGCAACGTCAACGCAATCATGGAGGTTCCGTGA
- a CDS encoding DUF3037 domain-containing protein: MSPYEYAIIRAVPRVERGELINVGVVLYCQRLDFLAARTHLHENRLLALDPHADLDGIRAALKSWETTCAGGADGGAAREMKPGERFRWLVAPRSTILQAGPVHMGLAVDPCAELDRLVELLVR; encoded by the coding sequence ATGAGCCCTTATGAGTACGCGATCATCCGCGCGGTCCCCCGGGTCGAGCGGGGTGAGCTGATCAACGTCGGCGTTGTCCTCTACTGCCAGCGCCTCGACTTCCTGGCCGCCCGCACGCACCTGCACGAGAACCGGCTGCTCGCCCTCGACCCGCACGCCGACCTGGACGGCATCCGGGCGGCCCTGAAGTCCTGGGAGACCACCTGCGCCGGCGGCGCGGACGGCGGCGCGGCCCGCGAGATGAAGCCGGGCGAGCGGTTCCGCTGGCTGGTGGCGCCGCGCAGCACGATCCTCCAGGCCGGCCCGGTGCACATGGGCCTCGCCGTCGACCCCTGCGCCGAGCTGGACCGGCTGGTGGAGTTGCTGGTCCGCTGA
- a CDS encoding HipA family kinase: MLPQVKATRYVTPLREGGSLPGIVEADNLGTYVVKFRGAGQGPKALIAEVIAGELARRLGLPVPELAVTHLDPVVARAEPDQEVQELIKASAGANLGMDYLPGALGYDPVAHPVEAELASRTLAFDAFVENVDRSWRNPNLLVWHGELWLIDHGATLYFHHDWPRAGKVTHRAYKWDDHVLKPYATALATAGPALAAELTPRLLEEVIALVPDEWLAEFDFPGPDEARAAYLDHLRARAAASAAWLPGVAA, from the coding sequence GTGCTGCCCCAGGTCAAAGCCACCCGATACGTGACACCGCTGCGCGAGGGCGGGTCGCTGCCCGGCATCGTGGAGGCCGACAACCTCGGCACCTACGTGGTGAAGTTCCGCGGTGCCGGCCAGGGACCCAAGGCGCTGATCGCCGAGGTGATCGCCGGCGAGCTCGCCCGGCGCCTCGGGCTGCCCGTTCCGGAGCTGGCCGTCACCCACCTGGACCCGGTCGTCGCGCGCGCGGAGCCCGACCAGGAGGTGCAGGAGCTCATCAAGGCGAGCGCGGGCGCCAACCTCGGCATGGACTACCTGCCCGGCGCGCTCGGCTACGACCCGGTGGCGCACCCGGTCGAGGCCGAGCTCGCGTCGCGCACACTTGCCTTCGACGCCTTCGTGGAGAACGTCGACCGCAGCTGGCGCAACCCGAACCTGCTGGTCTGGCACGGCGAACTCTGGCTCATCGACCACGGCGCCACGCTCTACTTCCACCACGACTGGCCCCGGGCGGGAAAGGTCACGCACCGGGCGTACAAGTGGGACGATCACGTGCTGAAGCCGTACGCGACCGCCCTGGCGACCGCGGGCCCGGCGCTCGCCGCCGAGCTCACGCCGCGGCTGCTCGAGGAGGTCATCGCGCTGGTGCCGGACGAGTGGCTGGCCGAGTTCGACTTCCCGGGCCCGGACGAGGCGCGCGCCGCCTACCTGGACCACCTGCGGGCCCGGGCCGCCGCCTCCGCGGCCTGGCTGCCGGGGGTGGCGGCATGA